TTTTTTCTCTAAAAATATACATTTCTTCCTATTTAACAGTTCCGGTAAATGTAAGCATGTTACCGTAAAACAAGGTTTTTTGAGCCTTAACATTGATGTATAATGAGGATATCTTATATTCAAAGGAGGACAAATAATGAGTTGGTTACATGCAGCGGTATTGTTGCCGTTCATCTTTGCACTCATTATCCCTATTGTTTATCGTTTTGTTAAACGCATACATATAGGATGGTTTACATTACCTGTCCCCGTTGTCTTATTTATTTATTTTCTAAGTTATATTTCGACAACTATGTCAGGTAATCATCGATTTGCACAATTGTTATGGATGCCGCAAATCGGTATGAATTTTAATTTGTATGTGGATGGACTCAGTCTACTCTTCAGCTTATTGATTACAGGTATCGGATCGCTTGTTACCTTTTATTCAATCAGCTATTTGAGTAAAAATGAACAGTTAGGGAATTTTTTCTGTTATCTATTACTCTTTATGGGTGCAATGTTAGGCGTCGTTTTATCTGATAACGTTTTTATGCTGTATTTATTCTGGGAAATGACTTCTTTTTCTAGTTTCTTACTTATTTCTTTTTGGCGCACAAGACAAGCTTCCTTGTATGGCGCTCAAAAATCGTTATTAATTACAGTATTTGGCGGTTTATCTTTACTCGGCGGCCTTATCTTAATGACACTTTCAGGACATTCAACAAGTATTCGCCATCTCATTGCACATGCCTCTGAGATTCAATCTAGTCCAACATTTATCTTGGCCATGATTTTAATACTCTTTGGTGCAATGATAAAATCTGCACAATTCCCATTTTACATCTGGTTGCCAGATGCGATGGAGGCACCGACACCTGTCAGCGCTTACTTGCATTCAGCGACTATGGTAAAAGCCGGAATATACTTAGTTGCACGTCTCACACCGATTTTTGCACTATCAGAAGGTTGGATTTGGACAGTCACAGCAATCGGTTTAATTACATTATTCTGGGGCTCTCTCAATGCAACAAAACAACTTGATTTGAAAGGAATCTTAGCCTTTTCGACGGTTTCACAATTAGGCATGGTCATGGCAATGTTAGGAATTGGAGCAGTCAGTTACCATTACCAAGGTGCACAAAGCCAATTCTATGCAGCCGCTTTTATTGCAGCGGTATTCCATTTGATCAACCATGCAACATTTAAATGTGCACTCTTTATGGTTGCTGGAATCATTGACCATGAAACTGGCACCAGAGATGTTCGCAAACTTGGCGGATTAATGACTGTAATGCCGATTTCTTTCACTATCACAGTCATCACAGCTTTAAGTATGGCTGGTGTACCGCCGTTTAATGGCTTCTTATCAAAAGAAAGCTTCTTAGAGGCGATGATCAATGTGACACACTCCCACCTATTCAGCTTAAATACTTTAGGT
Above is a genomic segment from Staphylococcus piscifermentans containing:
- a CDS encoding Na+/H+ antiporter subunit A gives rise to the protein MSWLHAAVLLPFIFALIIPIVYRFVKRIHIGWFTLPVPVVLFIYFLSYISTTMSGNHRFAQLLWMPQIGMNFNLYVDGLSLLFSLLITGIGSLVTFYSISYLSKNEQLGNFFCYLLLFMGAMLGVVLSDNVFMLYLFWEMTSFSSFLLISFWRTRQASLYGAQKSLLITVFGGLSLLGGLILMTLSGHSTSIRHLIAHASEIQSSPTFILAMILILFGAMIKSAQFPFYIWLPDAMEAPTPVSAYLHSATMVKAGIYLVARLTPIFALSEGWIWTVTAIGLITLFWGSLNATKQLDLKGILAFSTVSQLGMVMAMLGIGAVSYHYQGAQSQFYAAAFIAAVFHLINHATFKCALFMVAGIIDHETGTRDVRKLGGLMTVMPISFTITVITALSMAGVPPFNGFLSKESFLEAMINVTHSHLFSLNTLGVLIPIVAIVGSLFTFVYSVRFIGQIFWGTYKPESLPDKPHEPSVMMWIAPAFLAVLVVVFGLFPAILTQSIIDPASRAISNAYIPHAEFHLFHGFTPAFFATLFIYAAGIGLIFAYHKWVKVIEAIPERLELNYLYDRSGRYMPFYSKKITRTYMSGFIRNKLIVILGSLIVLTLITLLCMPFSLNFEHVSRLRTTEIIIVIMILASATMIVFARSRLFSIIMLSAVGYSMAIFFIFFNAPDLALTQFVVETISTALFLLCFYHLPNLNRYNESRSFKIGNALIAAGVGLAVTVLGLIAYGNQHFESIAAYYKANVHSLAHGNNMVNVILVDFRGTDTLFESSVLGIAGLGVYTLIKLRSKHKNGYERVEENEQTEK